ACCATCTTCCGGCATGACATAGGTGAAATAGATCGCCTTGCTCTTGGCAAAATCAGGCGCAGGAACAACATCCAATAGACCGTGCTGGCCGCTGAACAAAACCTCCGGCACGCCTGAAACTTCCGTCTTCTCACCCTTTTCTGTTACGACAAAAATCTTGCCGCCCTTCTCGGTGAGGATCAGTTTGCCGCCCGGCAGAAATGCAATCGCCCATGGTGTGTCAAATTCCGCCACTGCTGCCACATTGAAAGGCAATTCAGTGGTGGCTTCCCTGCTTCCTGCATTGATGCTCTCCGCAAAGGCGGTCTGAGCCGGAAGGGCGATCATCGATGCAGCCAGAATGAACGGCAGGCTTAGTAGGGCACTTCGCATCTCTCCTCCTTATAATTGATATCCTTTAGATGGGATTCTCAGGCGTCATGTCAAAACCAAATGGGGTTTAAATCGCATATTCGTCTGTCGAATCTGGAATATTAGTTCTGCACGCCAATTAGAGCAGAGTTCTGACAGCCGGTAAGAAAACTTTTCCCGGCTAAATCGTTTGAAAAAATTTCAATCGTTTCAACCACTTGTGCTGCCATTTTGTTGGCCTAACTCTTCTGCTATCGAAAATGAATATGTGTCTTGAGAGCGGCTGAGGCTCTTTGCCCAGCTTCCCAATATTGCCCCTTGCGGGGCCTTAAGGAGCTAACACATGACCGAACGTCTTGAAGATATTGCAATTGCACTCGTCGCAAACGGCAAAGGAATTCTGGCTGCGGACGAAAGCTCCGGCACCATTGCAAAGCGTTTTGAAAGCATCGGCCTCGCCTCGACCGAGGATTCACGCCGCGATTATCGCGAAATGCTGTTCCGCTCTGACGAAGCGATGAAGAACTACATTTCCGGCGTCATTCTTTACGATGAAACCATCCGCCAGAAAGCCAAGGACGGCACGCCGCTTGTCGATCTCATTCGCAAGGCAGGTGCGGTGCCGGGCATCAAGGTGGATGCCGGTGCCAAGCCACTTGCAGGCTTTGAGGGCGAAACCATCACCGAAGGTCTCGACGGTCTGCGTGAGCGCCTCAACGAATATTATGGTTTCGGTGCCCGCTTTGCGAAATGGCGTGCCGTAATCTCGATTTCTGATGGACTTCCGACATGGGGAGCGGTCAAGCAAAACGCGCAGGCCCTCGCCCGTTACGCAGCACTCTGCCAGGAAGCAGGCATTGTGCCGATCGTTGAGCCGGAAGTGCTGATGGATGGCAAGCCGGGCGATCATTCCATCGACCGTTGCTACGAAGTCACCGAATGGGTGCTCAAGACCGTCTTCACCGAGCTTTACGACGCACGCGTCAGGCTTGAAGGCATGATCCTGAAACCGAACATGGTTATCGACGGCAAGAAGGCGCGCAAAGCCTCTGTCGAAGAAGTGGCCGAAAAGACTGTTCGCTGCTTCCGCAACACTGTCCCTGCCGAGGTGCCGGGCATTGCCTTCCTTTCCGGAGGTCAGACCGGCGAAGAAGCAACCGCGCATTTGTCGGCAATGAATGCCAGCTTCGATATGCCGTGGAAAATGACCTTCTCCTATGGCCGTGCGCTGCAGGCAGCCTCTCTGGAAGCCTGGGGCGGCAAGGATGAGAATGTTGCCGCTGGCCAGCGTGCCTTTGCGCATCGCGCCAAGATGAACGGCCTTGCTGCAACTGGCGGCTGGAAGAAAGACCTCGAACAAGCAGCCTGAACGATACTGCATGATAAAAGGCCCGGTTTAGCGCATGAGCCGACCGGGCTTTTTAGTTTTCAGTAAAATGAAACCCGACCGCCATCGCCATGGCAAAGATCGCAAACGCCGCGATCTTCCAAAAATCGCCACGCTTCTTCAATCCCGGCCAGCCAAGTGGCTTGATGATGTGCAAGCCCATCAGGGCCATAAGCAGCACAGGCAGGACTTTGAACACAAAACACCTCTCACGCACCCTTTTGGCCCAGCAATCAGCATCCTGCAAGCCTCATCAATTTATGCTGTGGTTGTGATACACTTATTCATCTTAAGTTTCATGGACGAAGCTTTGATCTTGGGCGTAGACTTAACCCCGGAGGAGATGAAAAGCGCGTGGAGGAGACCAGGCTAATCAGCCCTGTCTTGCGCTTTCATCCAGCGTGTTCGAGCATTTCCAGCAAAAGTGGGAACCGGTTTTGCGTCTGGAAATGCTTAAAAACAAATAGATAGAGCGGTTTCAGTGACTCAGCATTGGCTAAAACCACTCTATCACGATGCTTAATCGGATCATCTGATCCGATTAAGCGCGTGCTTCTGGGAGGAACAGCATGACATCAAAATATGCCGAAACCTATGCCGCATGGCAGCAAGACCCTGAAGGCTTCTGGGCCGAAGCAGCCGGGGCCATAGACTGGTTCAAGCCATGGGATCAGGTTCTCGCAAGCGATGAAGGAGTTTATGGTCGCTGGTTTAAAGGTGCTGAATGCAACACCTGTTACAATGCACTCGACCGCCATGTTGCCAATGGGCGCGGCGATCAGGTTGCGCTCATTTACGAAAGCCCGGTAACAGGCTCTGTACGCAAATTCACCTATCGCGAATTGCTTGAAGAGGTGGAAGCCCTCTCGGCGGTCATGCTCGACAATGGTGTGAGCAAAGGCGACCGCGTTCTTATCTATATGCCCATGGTGCCGGAAGCTGCTGTCGCCATGCTGGCCTCAGCCCGCATTGGCGCGGTGCATTCGGTGGTCTTTGGCGGTTTTGCCGCCAACGAGCTTGCCACCCGCATTGATGATGCAAAGCCGGTGATGATTATTGCCGGTTCATGCGGCATCGAACCAACCCGCGTTGTGCCCTATCAGGCAATGCTCGACAAGGCGATTGCCACCGCCCGCCACACGGTCAGGCACTGCATTATCCTGCAACGCGAGCAGCATCCGCATAATCCGGTTGAAGGCCGCGATATCGACTATCGTACCGCTGTGGATGCCGCGCGCGGCCGTC
The Ochrobactrum sp. BTU1 DNA segment above includes these coding regions:
- a CDS encoding fructose-bisphosphate aldolase class I — protein: MTERLEDIAIALVANGKGILAADESSGTIAKRFESIGLASTEDSRRDYREMLFRSDEAMKNYISGVILYDETIRQKAKDGTPLVDLIRKAGAVPGIKVDAGAKPLAGFEGETITEGLDGLRERLNEYYGFGARFAKWRAVISISDGLPTWGAVKQNAQALARYAALCQEAGIVPIVEPEVLMDGKPGDHSIDRCYEVTEWVLKTVFTELYDARVRLEGMILKPNMVIDGKKARKASVEEVAEKTVRCFRNTVPAEVPGIAFLSGGQTGEEATAHLSAMNASFDMPWKMTFSYGRALQAASLEAWGGKDENVAAGQRAFAHRAKMNGLAATGGWKKDLEQAA